Proteins from a single region of Bradyrhizobium diazoefficiens:
- a CDS encoding SUF system Fe-S cluster assembly protein — MSDTAEIKANPMETRSALPPEETERLTREIIAGLKTVFDPEIPADIYELGLIYKVEIKDDRSVDVQMTLTTPNCPAAGELPTMVENAVASVPGVGVVDVKVVWEPAWSPERMSDEARLVLNMW, encoded by the coding sequence ATGAGTGACACGGCCGAAATCAAAGCCAATCCGATGGAAACCCGGTCGGCGCTGCCGCCGGAGGAGACCGAGCGTCTGACCCGCGAGATTATCGCCGGGCTGAAGACCGTGTTCGATCCGGAAATCCCCGCCGACATCTACGAGCTCGGCCTGATCTACAAGGTCGAGATCAAGGACGACCGCTCCGTCGACGTGCAGATGACACTGACGACGCCGAACTGCCCGGCCGCCGGCGAGCTGCCGACCATGGTCGAGAACGCGGTCGCCAGCGTTCCCGGCGTCGGCGTGGTCGACGTCAAGGTCGTCTGGGAGCCGGCCTGGTCGCCCGAGCGCATGAGCGACGAGGCCCGCCTCGTGCTCAACATGTGGTGA
- a CDS encoding iron-sulfur cluster assembly accessory protein, translated as MTQATPASPPKPRRPRPQVMRLTDAAAQRISELTQRADSEIVGLRVGVKNGGCAGQSYTVEYAHDVRPTDEIVEDKGVKILVDPKAVLFLLGTEMDYKADKMQAQFVFNNPNQISACGCGESVELRPAKIDG; from the coding sequence ATGACACAGGCAACACCAGCATCCCCTCCGAAGCCGCGGCGCCCGCGCCCGCAGGTGATGCGGCTGACGGATGCCGCTGCCCAGCGCATCAGCGAGCTGACCCAGCGCGCGGACTCCGAGATCGTCGGCCTGCGCGTCGGCGTCAAGAACGGCGGCTGCGCCGGCCAGTCCTATACCGTCGAATATGCCCACGATGTCCGCCCGACCGACGAGATCGTCGAGGACAAGGGTGTCAAAATCCTCGTCGACCCGAAGGCCGTGCTGTTCCTGCTCGGCACCGAGATGGACTACAAGGCCGACAAGATGCAGGCCCAGTTCGTCTTCAACAACCCCAACCAGATCTCCGCCTGCGGCTGCGGCGAGTCGGTCGAGCTGCGCCCGGCCAAGATCGACGGGTAG
- a CDS encoding TfoX/Sxy family protein, which translates to MDREFLIDLFADFGPVAIRKMFSGYGISADGVNFALALQAGLFFRADEVTIPDFEAEGSKPFQYSTRAKTVLVNSYWELPARLFDDSEELAQWARAALAAAQRAKVKKRPKGKKVASKAAKKIAPKKPATKKRSAKKAAKTTVR; encoded by the coding sequence ATGGACCGCGAATTCCTGATCGACCTGTTCGCCGATTTCGGCCCCGTTGCCATTCGCAAGATGTTCTCCGGCTACGGCATCTCCGCCGACGGCGTCAACTTCGCGCTCGCCTTGCAGGCCGGCCTGTTCTTTCGCGCCGACGAGGTGACCATCCCGGACTTTGAAGCGGAAGGCTCAAAGCCGTTTCAGTATTCCACCCGCGCCAAGACCGTGCTGGTGAATTCCTACTGGGAGCTGCCGGCGCGCCTGTTCGACGATTCCGAGGAGCTGGCGCAATGGGCGAGGGCGGCGCTCGCCGCCGCGCAGCGCGCCAAGGTGAAGAAGCGGCCGAAGGGGAAGAAGGTCGCGAGCAAGGCTGCGAAGAAGATCGCGCCGAAGAAGCCGGCAACGAAGAAGCGGTCGGCCAAGAAGGCAGCCAAGACGACGGTGCGGTAG
- the fabA gene encoding bifunctional 3-hydroxydecanoyl-ACP dehydratase/trans-2-decenoyl-ACP isomerase codes for MPNPHDFHTPQPTYTKDELLRSSEGGCFGPGNAQLPAPPMLMMDRITEISLDGGPFGKGHIVGELDIVPGHWFFDCYYRGDAMMPGSLGLDAMWQMVGYWLGWSGSPGKGRAIGVGEVEATGAITPATRSVRYEVAMRMVRRGKLVLGISDGRVLADGACVLVAKNMRVGLTKAVG; via the coding sequence GTGCCCAATCCTCATGATTTTCACACGCCACAACCGACCTACACCAAAGACGAGCTGCTGAGATCGAGCGAAGGCGGCTGTTTCGGCCCGGGCAACGCGCAATTGCCGGCGCCGCCGATGCTGATGATGGATCGCATCACCGAGATCAGCCTGGATGGCGGCCCGTTCGGCAAGGGCCATATCGTCGGCGAGCTCGACATCGTGCCGGGCCACTGGTTTTTCGATTGCTACTATCGCGGCGACGCGATGATGCCGGGAAGCCTAGGCCTGGACGCGATGTGGCAGATGGTCGGCTACTGGCTCGGCTGGTCGGGTTCACCGGGCAAGGGTCGCGCCATCGGTGTCGGCGAGGTCGAGGCGACGGGAGCGATCACACCCGCGACGCGATCGGTGCGCTACGAGGTCGCGATGCGCATGGTCCGGCGCGGCAAGCTGGTGCTCGGAATTTCTGACGGCCGCGTGCTTGCCGACGGTGCCTGCGTTCTTGTGGCCAAGAATATGAGAGTCGGCCTGACCAAGGCTGTGGGTTGA
- a CDS encoding GGDEF domain-containing protein, protein MVKVLDEHERTMAFAEVALGQIRSLKQTAIPRNYEIWYVYATGYNAPLNKIINETLARNGKLTEADLEQIYDTYLSHIKTTDRIDKVGARVIGEIDDVMTVLSEALSTTGAYDASLSGATEQLSSARSREQIKTIVAALLRSTGEMRDTNKALEDRLTMSKNEISDLQQSLEAIRAESLTDPLTGLGNRKYFDRMIGMAVQSALASGEPLSLLLFDIDHFKSFNDSYGHLTGDQVLRLVGLSLKQTIKGQDITARYGGEEFAVVLPNTALRQALTVADHIRRAVMAKELKKKSTGEMLGRVTISVGVSMLKQGDDTDALIERADACLYAAKRNGRNRVICEADPEFAVETHNRVA, encoded by the coding sequence GTGGTCAAAGTGCTCGATGAACACGAACGCACGATGGCGTTCGCCGAGGTAGCGCTCGGCCAGATTCGGTCGCTCAAGCAAACCGCAATTCCCCGCAACTACGAGATCTGGTACGTCTACGCCACCGGCTACAACGCGCCGCTCAACAAGATCATCAACGAGACGCTCGCACGCAACGGCAAGCTGACCGAAGCCGATCTCGAGCAGATCTACGATACCTATCTCTCTCACATCAAAACGACCGACCGTATCGACAAGGTCGGTGCGCGCGTCATCGGCGAGATCGACGACGTGATGACAGTGTTGAGCGAGGCCCTCAGCACGACAGGCGCCTACGATGCCAGCCTGTCGGGCGCAACCGAGCAATTGTCTTCGGCCAGAAGCCGAGAGCAGATCAAGACGATCGTCGCAGCGCTGCTGCGTTCGACCGGTGAGATGCGCGACACCAACAAGGCGCTGGAAGACCGGCTGACGATGTCGAAGAACGAGATCAGCGACCTGCAGCAGAGCCTGGAAGCAATCCGCGCCGAGAGCCTGACCGATCCGCTGACCGGCCTCGGCAACCGTAAATATTTCGATCGCATGATCGGCATGGCCGTGCAGAGCGCGCTTGCGAGCGGCGAGCCGTTGTCGCTGCTGCTGTTCGACATCGACCATTTCAAGTCGTTCAACGATTCCTACGGCCACCTCACCGGTGACCAGGTGCTCAGGCTCGTCGGCCTGTCGCTGAAACAGACCATCAAGGGCCAGGACATCACCGCGCGCTATGGCGGCGAGGAATTCGCAGTCGTGCTGCCCAACACCGCGCTGCGGCAGGCGCTCACCGTCGCCGACCATATCCGCCGCGCCGTGATGGCGAAGGAATTGAAGAAGAAGTCCACCGGCGAGATGCTTGGCCGCGTCACCATCTCGGTCGGCGTCTCCATGCTGAAGCAGGGCGACGACACCGACGCTCTGATCGAGCGCGCGGACGCCTGCCTGTACGCGGCCAAGCGCAACGGCCGCAACCGCGTGATCTGCGAAGCCGACCCGGAATTCGCGGTCGAGACGCACAACCGCGTGGCGTGA
- a CDS encoding DEAD/DEAH box helicase, with protein MSFSNLGLSEKVLAAVAATGYTTPTPIQEQAIPHVLARKDVLGIAQTGTGKTAAFVLPMLTILEKGRARARMPRTLILEPTRELAAQVKENFDRYGAGQKLNVALLIGGVSFGDQDAKLTRGVDVLIATPGRLLDHTERGGLLLTGVELLVIDEADRMLDMGFIPDIERVCKLVPFTRQTLFFTATMPPEIRRITETFLHNPQKVEVSKPATTAVTVTQCQVPAGREAHEKRELLRRLLREAKDLQNAIIFCNRKREVAVVHKSLQKHGFSVGALHGDMDQSARTAALEQFRKGELPLLVASDVAARGLDIPEVSHVFNFDVPHHPDDYVHRVGRTGRAGRSGMAISLVTPLDQKSMVAIEKLIGQSIPRAEGDYEIHAEAGDAAERPRDQRGRERSRGGRGKPQRGRERSHEPREARHSAEARPAPEARPPREASPPREARQSSELRHGARQQATPSHVPSIGRPEPRRQREADSEPGDHSHLPAFLLRPVRSPAGA; from the coding sequence ATGTCCTTTTCAAATCTCGGACTGTCCGAAAAAGTCCTCGCCGCAGTGGCGGCCACCGGTTACACCACCCCAACCCCCATTCAGGAACAGGCGATCCCTCACGTTCTTGCCCGCAAGGATGTGCTCGGCATCGCCCAGACCGGCACCGGCAAGACCGCGGCCTTCGTGCTGCCGATGCTCACCATCCTCGAAAAGGGCAGAGCGCGGGCACGCATGCCGCGCACGCTGATCCTGGAGCCGACCCGCGAGCTCGCAGCGCAGGTGAAGGAAAACTTCGACCGCTACGGCGCCGGCCAGAAACTCAATGTGGCGCTGCTGATCGGCGGCGTCTCGTTCGGCGACCAGGATGCCAAGCTGACGCGCGGCGTCGACGTGCTGATCGCGACCCCGGGCCGCCTACTCGATCACACCGAACGCGGCGGTCTGCTGCTCACCGGCGTCGAGCTGCTCGTCATCGACGAAGCCGACCGCATGCTGGACATGGGCTTCATCCCCGACATCGAGCGCGTCTGCAAGCTCGTCCCTTTCACGCGGCAGACCCTGTTCTTCACCGCGACCATGCCGCCGGAAATCCGGCGCATCACCGAAACCTTCCTGCACAATCCGCAGAAGGTCGAAGTCTCCAAGCCCGCCACCACCGCCGTCACGGTCACGCAGTGTCAGGTCCCGGCCGGGCGCGAGGCGCATGAAAAGCGCGAATTGCTGCGACGCCTGTTGCGCGAGGCCAAGGATCTCCAAAACGCGATTATCTTCTGCAATCGCAAGCGCGAGGTCGCGGTCGTTCACAAATCGCTTCAGAAGCACGGCTTCAGCGTCGGCGCCCTGCACGGTGATATGGATCAGTCGGCCCGCACGGCGGCGCTCGAACAGTTCCGCAAGGGCGAGCTGCCGCTGCTGGTGGCCTCCGACGTCGCCGCCCGCGGCCTCGACATTCCCGAGGTCAGCCACGTCTTCAATTTCGACGTTCCCCACCATCCTGACGATTACGTCCATCGCGTCGGCCGCACTGGCCGCGCAGGCCGGTCCGGCATGGCGATCTCGCTCGTGACGCCGCTCGATCAGAAGTCGATGGTGGCGATCGAGAAGCTGATCGGCCAGAGCATTCCGCGCGCCGAAGGCGATTACGAAATCCACGCTGAAGCCGGCGATGCGGCCGAGCGCCCGCGTGATCAGCGCGGCCGTGAACGTTCACGCGGCGGGCGCGGCAAGCCGCAGCGTGGCCGCGAGCGCAGCCATGAGCCCCGCGAGGCAAGGCATTCGGCCGAAGCACGGCCCGCTCCCGAGGCAAGGCCCCCACGCGAGGCAAGCCCTCCGCGTGAAGCCAGGCAATCGTCCGAGCTGCGTCACGGCGCGCGCCAGCAGGCCACTCCATCGCATGTGCCGTCGATCGGCCGTCCCGAGCCGCGCCGCCAACGCGAGGCCGACAGTGAGCCGGGCGACCACTCCCATCTACCGGCATTTCTGCTGCGGCCGGTTCGCTCCCCCGCCGGCGCCTGA
- a CDS encoding FAD-dependent oxidoreductase has product METATSQHPDSRVRKVRCCIVGGGPAGMMLGYLLGRAGIDVVVLEKHADFFRDFRGDTVHPSTLQVMDELGLIEGFLKLPHQQLQTMEGLIGGTKVRIADLSRLNTKYPFIAFMPQWDFLNFLREAGTRFASLEVLMSTEAIDLIRRGDTIAGVRASTPDGIIDVEADLTIACDGRHSTVREHAGLGVEEIGAPMDVLWFRVGRKPDEAENLFARIEPGKMMVTFDRGDYWQCAYVIAKGQYDAVKARGLQALLDDVVRMAPILKQGIADVKSFDDVKLLTVAINRLHRWSRPGLLLIGDAAHAMSPVGGVGVNLAVQDAVATANLLADRLTRGCPSEDELDAVRRRREFPMKMTQRMQVIVQNHIISGALKGGDRPLKVPLLLRLISALPWLQGIPARFIAIGVRPEHVHSKAAPPS; this is encoded by the coding sequence ATGGAAACTGCCACCTCACAACATCCTGATTCGCGCGTCCGGAAAGTTCGTTGCTGCATCGTCGGGGGCGGGCCGGCGGGCATGATGCTCGGCTATCTCCTGGGACGCGCCGGTATCGATGTCGTGGTGCTGGAGAAACACGCCGATTTCTTTCGCGACTTTCGCGGCGACACCGTGCATCCCTCGACGCTTCAGGTGATGGACGAGCTCGGCTTGATCGAGGGCTTCCTGAAGCTGCCGCATCAGCAATTGCAGACGATGGAGGGCCTGATCGGCGGCACCAAGGTGCGGATCGCCGATCTGAGCCGCCTGAATACCAAGTACCCCTTCATCGCCTTCATGCCGCAATGGGATTTTCTGAATTTCCTGCGCGAGGCCGGCACGCGCTTCGCCTCGCTCGAGGTGCTGATGAGCACCGAGGCCATCGACCTGATCCGCCGCGGCGACACCATCGCCGGCGTGCGCGCAAGCACGCCCGACGGCATCATCGACGTCGAGGCCGATCTCACCATCGCCTGCGACGGCCGGCACTCGACGGTGCGCGAGCACGCAGGGCTTGGCGTCGAGGAGATCGGCGCCCCCATGGACGTGCTCTGGTTCCGCGTCGGCCGCAAGCCGGACGAGGCCGAGAACCTCTTTGCGCGCATCGAGCCCGGCAAGATGATGGTCACGTTCGACCGCGGCGATTACTGGCAATGTGCCTATGTCATCGCCAAGGGACAATATGATGCGGTGAAGGCGAGGGGATTGCAGGCACTGCTCGATGACGTCGTACGCATGGCGCCGATCCTCAAGCAGGGGATCGCCGACGTGAAAAGCTTTGACGACGTCAAATTGCTGACGGTCGCGATCAATCGTCTGCACCGGTGGTCGCGGCCCGGACTGCTTCTCATCGGCGACGCCGCGCATGCGATGTCGCCGGTCGGCGGCGTCGGCGTCAATCTGGCCGTGCAGGATGCGGTCGCGACCGCAAACCTGCTCGCGGATAGGCTGACGCGCGGCTGTCCATCGGAGGATGAGCTCGATGCCGTGCGGCGCCGCCGCGAGTTCCCGATGAAGATGACGCAGAGGATGCAAGTCATCGTGCAGAACCATATCATCAGCGGCGCGCTGAAGGGCGGCGATCGGCCGCTCAAGGTGCCGCTACTCTTGCGGCTGATCTCTGCATTGCCATGGCTCCAGGGCATTCCGGCGCGCTTCATTGCGATCGGTGTGCGGCCCGAGCACGTGCATTCGAAAGCTGCGCCGCCGTCCTGA
- a CDS encoding outer membrane beta-barrel protein, with protein sequence MRNKLIAAFACTTALVSTGAASAADLAARPYTKAPAYIEPLFNWTGFYVGGHIGGAWTNEQFINNGVGAPFGDLTPGQGYRQRSAGIMGGAQIGYNWQANNYVFGMEGTISGLDNKGRVVNTAFGAGDDVFTWRANVLATVVGRAGFAVQNNLFYIKGGYAGVNNRLSVSDTFGPATGSGGQTHWANGWTVGAGWEYGITRNWIVGLEYNYAAFGSQTYQLGGLSGNYTFDAKPRDIQWAVVRASYKFDAPVIARY encoded by the coding sequence ATGCGTAACAAATTGATTGCTGCCTTCGCCTGCACGACCGCTCTGGTTTCGACCGGCGCTGCTTCCGCCGCCGATCTCGCCGCGCGTCCCTACACGAAGGCGCCTGCCTATATCGAGCCGCTCTTCAATTGGACCGGCTTCTATGTCGGCGGCCACATCGGTGGCGCCTGGACCAACGAGCAGTTCATCAACAATGGCGTCGGTGCGCCGTTCGGCGATCTGACGCCGGGCCAGGGCTACCGCCAGCGCAGCGCCGGCATCATGGGTGGCGCCCAGATCGGCTATAACTGGCAGGCCAACAACTACGTGTTCGGCATGGAAGGCACGATCTCCGGGCTCGACAACAAGGGCAGGGTCGTGAACACCGCCTTCGGTGCGGGTGACGACGTGTTCACCTGGCGCGCCAACGTTCTCGCGACGGTCGTCGGCCGCGCCGGCTTCGCCGTGCAGAACAACCTCTTCTACATCAAGGGCGGCTACGCCGGCGTGAACAACCGTCTCAGCGTCAGCGACACGTTCGGCCCGGCGACGGGTTCGGGCGGTCAGACCCACTGGGCCAACGGCTGGACCGTCGGCGCCGGCTGGGAATACGGCATCACCCGCAACTGGATCGTCGGACTCGAATATAATTACGCAGCCTTCGGCAGCCAGACTTATCAACTCGGCGGTCTCTCCGGAAACTACACCTTCGATGCCAAGCCGCGCGACATCCAGTGGGCTGTCGTCCGCGCCAGCTACAAGTTCGACGCGCCGGTCATCGCGCGGTACTGA
- a CDS encoding glucose 1-dehydrogenase, protein MTSNRFDLRGKVAIVTGGNGGIGLGLAHGLADAGADIAVVGRNEAKSAAVVADLRQRGVKAISVATDVTDKAAVATMIDRVVGELGRIDILINNAGMSIRKPPHELELDEWNKVIDTNLTSAFVCSKLAYPALKASGNGKVINIGSMMSIFGASFAAAYAASKGGIVQYTRACANAWAPDNIQVNAILPGWIDTDLTRGARKQVPGLHERVLARTPAGRWGDIDDFAGIAVFLASAASNFVTGTAIPVDGGFSVMA, encoded by the coding sequence ATGACATCCAACCGGTTCGATCTCCGTGGCAAAGTCGCGATCGTCACAGGAGGCAATGGCGGCATCGGGCTCGGATTGGCCCACGGGCTCGCCGACGCGGGCGCCGATATCGCCGTGGTCGGACGCAATGAAGCCAAGTCGGCCGCGGTCGTCGCCGATCTCAGGCAGCGCGGCGTGAAGGCGATTTCCGTCGCCACCGACGTCACCGACAAGGCCGCCGTCGCAACCATGATCGACCGCGTCGTTGGGGAGCTCGGCCGCATCGACATCCTCATCAACAACGCCGGCATGAGCATCCGCAAGCCGCCGCACGAGCTCGAGCTCGACGAGTGGAACAAGGTCATCGACACCAATCTCACCAGCGCCTTCGTCTGCTCGAAGCTCGCCTATCCGGCGTTGAAGGCGTCGGGCAACGGCAAGGTGATCAATATCGGCTCGATGATGTCGATATTCGGCGCGAGCTTCGCGGCCGCCTATGCAGCGAGCAAGGGCGGCATCGTGCAGTACACGCGCGCCTGTGCCAATGCGTGGGCGCCGGACAACATCCAGGTCAACGCCATCCTGCCGGGGTGGATCGATACCGACCTCACCCGTGGCGCGCGGAAGCAGGTGCCGGGTCTGCACGAGCGCGTGCTGGCGCGCACGCCCGCGGGGCGATGGGGCGACATCGACGACTTCGCCGGCATCGCCGTGTTCCTCGCTTCCGCCGCCTCGAACTTCGTCACGGGCACCGCGATCCCCGTCGACGGCGGCTTCTCGGTAATGGCGTAA